The Streptomyces sp. NBC_01775 genome includes a region encoding these proteins:
- a CDS encoding MarR family winged helix-turn-helix transcriptional regulator, translated as MLRDDEEPVGLGALDRVTWALRRAELALQTLKEQRLRPLGMAAAHYTLLISVHSEPGLAGAELARRLNVTPQAVASLVARLEGRGQLERRAHPRHRHVQELHLTDAGREALRAADQVIADIERHITEGLGPDESAQLRTLLDRVSKTVRDA; from the coding sequence GTGCTACGTGATGACGAGGAGCCTGTCGGGCTCGGCGCGCTTGACCGGGTGACCTGGGCATTGCGCCGCGCGGAACTGGCGTTGCAGACACTCAAGGAACAGCGGCTGCGCCCACTGGGCATGGCCGCCGCGCACTACACACTCCTGATCTCGGTGCACAGCGAACCAGGGCTGGCCGGCGCCGAGCTGGCCCGCCGCCTCAATGTGACCCCCCAGGCTGTCGCCTCACTGGTGGCACGCCTCGAGGGCCGCGGGCAGTTGGAGAGGCGCGCACACCCCCGTCACCGGCACGTGCAGGAACTGCACCTCACCGATGCCGGACGGGAGGCGCTGCGCGCGGCCGACCAGGTGATCGCCGACATCGAGCGCCACATCACCGAGGGCCTTGGACCGGACGAGAGCGCGCAGCTGCGGACGCTGCTCGACCGTGTGAGCAAGACGGTGCGCGACGCCTGA
- a CDS encoding nuclear transport factor 2 family protein, with translation MSDSPHLALVRRLYESGMAPEVTAEIMAPDLVWDIAPGFPNSGVYHGWDSAAKDFFGAMMPNYESFGAVPEEFYADDDSHVFVYGHYHAETKTGKKADVRFIHLWTVRDGKAVEMRQAADSHILQQALKD, from the coding sequence ATGTCCGATTCCCCGCACCTCGCCCTCGTCCGCCGGCTCTACGAATCCGGAATGGCCCCGGAAGTGACCGCCGAGATCATGGCGCCGGACCTCGTCTGGGACATCGCCCCGGGCTTCCCGAACAGTGGCGTGTACCACGGCTGGGACAGCGCGGCGAAGGATTTCTTCGGCGCAATGATGCCGAACTACGAGTCCTTCGGTGCTGTGCCCGAGGAGTTCTACGCGGACGACGACAGCCACGTCTTCGTATATGGCCATTACCACGCCGAGACCAAGACCGGGAAGAAGGCCGACGTCCGGTTCATCCACCTGTGGACCGTCCGCGACGGCAAGGCCGTAGAGATGCGGCAGGCCGCCGACAGCCACATCCTCCAGCAAGCCCTCAAGGACTGA
- a CDS encoding type 1 glutamine amidotransferase domain-containing protein: MAKILFVITASDHWTLADGTRQPAGFWAEEALGPYQVFKEAGYEIAAATPEGVPPTADALSLSPEFNGGEEGAQHMWTALREATELAQPLRIEDVNIDDYAAVFYPGGWGPMEDLPDNAASGKLLTKWLASGKPVSLVCHGPAALLATIGPDGTSPFTGYRLTGLSNAEEKQNGLADRAKWLLQDRLVNELQADYRETDPFAPYVEVDRTLFTGQNPGSAVPLAQELLKALS, translated from the coding sequence ATGGCGAAGATCCTCTTCGTGATCACCGCGTCCGACCACTGGACGCTGGCCGACGGAACCCGGCAGCCCGCCGGCTTCTGGGCCGAAGAAGCGCTCGGCCCGTACCAGGTCTTCAAGGAGGCCGGGTACGAGATCGCCGCCGCGACACCCGAAGGGGTGCCGCCCACGGCCGACGCGCTCAGCCTCAGCCCGGAGTTCAACGGCGGTGAGGAAGGCGCGCAGCACATGTGGACCGCGCTGCGCGAGGCGACCGAGCTGGCACAGCCGCTGCGCATCGAGGACGTCAACATCGACGACTACGCGGCCGTCTTCTACCCTGGCGGCTGGGGCCCGATGGAGGACCTGCCCGACAACGCCGCCTCCGGCAAGCTGCTCACCAAGTGGCTCGCCTCAGGCAAGCCGGTGTCCCTGGTGTGCCACGGCCCCGCCGCGCTGCTGGCCACCATCGGCCCCGACGGGACATCTCCGTTCACCGGCTACCGCCTGACGGGTCTGTCCAACGCCGAGGAGAAGCAGAACGGGCTCGCGGACCGCGCGAAGTGGCTACTGCAGGACCGTCTCGTCAACGAGCTCCAGGCGGACTACCGCGAGACGGACCCGTTCGCCCCGTACGTCGAGGTCGACCGCACCCTCTTCACCGGCCAGAACCCGGGCTCGGCGGTTCCGCTGGCCCAGGAACTGCTCAAGGCACTGAGCTGA
- a CDS encoding helix-turn-helix domain-containing protein produces MNRNPHLNELGEFLKARRAELSPEEVGLRGGQRRRVRGLRREEVALLAAISTEYYARIEQGRLQASSPLLNEIAQVLRLNEDQRVYMFELAARETVRPSRQHDRQQVDTQLRRMLDDLTATPAFVIGRRTDILAWNQLAAALWTDFGRYPEQERVFVRLLFAEPWMRELYADWEEVTRLAIAQLRMESARYPGDQRLTDLVEELSARDSQFRRWWTEHDVAARGKGTKKLRHPVVGELTLDWDTLTCATDPEQHIIVWTAAPGSPSYDGLRLLASWAADQKRTESGSVG; encoded by the coding sequence ATGAACCGCAACCCGCACCTGAACGAGCTGGGCGAGTTCCTCAAGGCCCGCCGTGCCGAGCTCAGCCCCGAGGAGGTCGGACTGCGCGGCGGCCAGCGGCGGCGGGTGCGGGGTCTGCGCCGCGAGGAAGTGGCCCTACTCGCCGCGATCAGCACCGAGTACTACGCACGGATCGAGCAGGGCCGTCTCCAAGCGTCGAGTCCCCTGCTGAACGAGATCGCCCAAGTGCTCCGCCTCAACGAGGACCAGCGCGTCTACATGTTCGAGCTCGCGGCGAGGGAGACGGTGCGCCCGTCCAGGCAACATGATCGCCAGCAGGTGGACACCCAGCTGCGGCGCATGCTGGACGACCTCACCGCCACTCCGGCGTTCGTGATCGGTCGGCGGACCGACATCCTGGCCTGGAACCAGCTCGCCGCCGCCCTGTGGACCGATTTCGGGCGCTACCCGGAGCAGGAGCGCGTGTTCGTCCGGCTGCTGTTCGCCGAACCGTGGATGCGCGAGCTGTACGCGGACTGGGAAGAGGTCACCCGCCTGGCCATCGCGCAGCTGCGTATGGAGAGCGCGCGCTACCCCGGCGACCAGCGCCTCACCGATCTGGTCGAAGAGCTCTCCGCCCGCGACTCGCAGTTCCGGCGGTGGTGGACCGAGCACGATGTCGCCGCGCGGGGCAAGGGCACCAAGAAGCTTCGTCACCCGGTGGTCGGGGAGCTGACGCTCGACTGGGACACGCTCACGTGTGCCACGGATCCTGAGCAGCACATCATCGTGTGGACCGCAGCACCCGGTTCCCCTTCGTACGACGGACTGCGTCTGCTGGCGTCCTGGGCAGCGGACCAGAAGCGGACGGAGTCCGGCTCCGTCGGGTGA
- a CDS encoding helix-turn-helix domain-containing protein produces the protein MRRDPSLEELGAFLKARRAQLSPLGVGLPDNGESRRVPGLRREEVAQMAAISNDYYTRLEQGRVQASAAVLDVLAQVLRLDGDQREYLLTLAGKTASTTVGRSVRQRVQPQMQHLLDDLSLTAGFVIGRNTDLLAWNAMAAALVMDFGRVPEEQRNYVRLVFTEPAIRVLYRDWEDMARLALSHLRMDSRRNPDDSRLTALVEELSALDPQFRLWWTSHDVAVRAGGTRLLRHPVAGDLALERSTFMCAEDPEQQLVVWTAEPGSPTYEALCSLASTIERAQGGLDCAP, from the coding sequence ATGCGACGCGATCCGAGCCTGGAGGAACTGGGGGCCTTCCTCAAAGCGCGCCGCGCACAACTGAGTCCCCTCGGGGTCGGGCTGCCCGACAATGGCGAGTCCCGACGTGTTCCCGGCCTGCGGCGTGAGGAAGTCGCTCAGATGGCCGCGATCAGTAACGATTACTACACCCGGCTCGAGCAGGGACGTGTCCAGGCATCGGCGGCCGTCCTCGACGTGCTCGCGCAGGTGCTCCGCCTCGACGGCGATCAGCGCGAGTACCTCCTGACCCTCGCGGGGAAGACGGCCTCGACCACCGTCGGCCGGAGCGTTCGCCAACGAGTCCAGCCACAGATGCAGCATCTGCTGGACGACCTCTCCCTGACCGCGGGCTTCGTCATCGGGCGCAACACGGACCTGCTGGCATGGAACGCCATGGCTGCCGCCCTGGTGATGGACTTCGGACGTGTCCCGGAGGAACAGCGGAACTACGTCCGCCTGGTGTTCACCGAGCCGGCCATCCGCGTGCTGTACCGGGACTGGGAGGACATGGCTCGCCTGGCACTGTCCCACCTGCGCATGGACAGCAGGCGGAACCCTGACGACTCTCGGCTGACCGCCCTCGTCGAGGAGCTTTCCGCGCTGGATCCGCAGTTCCGGCTGTGGTGGACCTCGCACGATGTCGCCGTGCGGGCCGGCGGCACGAGGCTGCTCCGGCATCCCGTGGCCGGCGACCTGGCCCTTGAGCGGTCCACATTCATGTGCGCCGAGGATCCCGAGCAGCAACTCGTCGTGTGGACCGCGGAGCCCGGAAGCCCGACGTACGAGGCTCTGTGCTCTCTGGCGTCCACGATCGAGAGGGCGCAGGGGGGACTGGACTGCGCCCCGTGA
- a CDS encoding aldo/keto reductase: MEYTRLGTSGLIVSRLALGCMTFGDTSSGFSKWALGEEESEPIFRQAVELGITFWDTANAYSFGSSEEIVGHAIKKYSRREDIVLATKVFYPMHTGPGGSGTSRKAIMEQIDASLTRLGTDYVDLYQIHRLDYETPAEETMEALHDVVKAGKVRYIGASSMLAWEFSKLQYTADLHGWTRFVSMQDQYNLLMREEEREMFGLLADQGVGSVPWSPLARGRLTRPWGEETRRSETDPAYGRLFVEEESNGKIVNAVQSVAQARGVSMATIALAWVLANPVVSAPIVGASKPRQLVDAAAALDITLTDEEIAALEEHYTPRLATGMSAADRPPAR; the protein is encoded by the coding sequence ATGGAATACACGCGACTTGGAACCTCGGGGCTCATTGTCAGTCGTCTTGCGCTCGGCTGTATGACTTTCGGGGACACCTCGAGCGGTTTCAGTAAATGGGCACTTGGCGAAGAGGAATCGGAGCCGATTTTCCGGCAGGCCGTCGAACTGGGCATCACATTCTGGGACACCGCCAACGCTTACAGCTTCGGCAGCTCGGAAGAGATTGTCGGGCACGCGATCAAGAAGTACTCGCGCCGCGAGGACATCGTGCTCGCCACCAAGGTCTTCTACCCGATGCACACCGGCCCAGGTGGCTCCGGAACGTCCCGCAAGGCGATCATGGAGCAGATCGACGCGTCGCTGACCCGGCTCGGCACCGACTACGTGGATCTCTACCAGATCCATCGCCTCGACTACGAGACGCCCGCAGAGGAGACGATGGAGGCCCTTCATGACGTCGTGAAGGCGGGCAAGGTGCGTTACATCGGCGCATCGTCGATGCTGGCGTGGGAGTTCTCCAAGCTGCAGTACACCGCTGACCTGCACGGGTGGACGCGGTTTGTGTCCATGCAGGACCAGTACAACCTCCTCATGCGTGAAGAGGAACGGGAGATGTTCGGCCTGCTCGCCGATCAAGGTGTCGGGAGCGTTCCCTGGAGTCCGCTGGCACGCGGTCGGCTTACCCGGCCATGGGGTGAGGAGACCCGCCGATCTGAAACCGACCCCGCATACGGGCGCCTTTTCGTCGAAGAGGAGTCGAATGGGAAGATCGTCAACGCAGTGCAGTCGGTAGCCCAGGCTCGCGGGGTGTCCATGGCCACGATCGCCCTCGCGTGGGTCCTGGCGAATCCAGTGGTCAGCGCCCCGATCGTCGGGGCGTCCAAGCCGCGGCAACTAGTGGATGCCGCCGCGGCTCTCGACATCACTCTGACGGACGAAGAGATCGCCGCGCTCGAGGAGCACTACACGCCTCGGCTGGCAACTGGCATGAGCGCCGCCGACCGTCCACCGGCGCGCTGA
- a CDS encoding aldo/keto reductase, giving the protein MTYNHLGRTGLKVSKLGLGTMNFGWVTDESTSFAILDRAVEEGINFVDTADVYGGPQSPDMEVGYGLSEEIIGRWLAQGGGRRDQIVLATKLYQPMGTGPNDKYLSAYKIRKAAEDSLRRLRTDHIDLYQMHHIDRSTPWDEVWQAMEQLVREGKVTYIGSSNFAGWHIATAQQEAGKRHFLGLVSEQSLYNLNARTVELELIPALRHYGLGLIPWSPLGGGLLGGALQKADSGRRSSPGFLATVEQYRSQLERYEALCADLGERPADVALAWLLHNPAVATTIVGPRTSEQLCQTLRAPHLTLTPDTLRQLDEIWPGPGGEAPEAYAW; this is encoded by the coding sequence ATGACGTACAACCACCTCGGCCGGACAGGTCTGAAGGTGAGCAAGCTCGGCCTGGGGACCATGAACTTCGGCTGGGTCACCGACGAGTCCACCAGTTTCGCCATACTCGACCGGGCAGTCGAGGAAGGCATCAACTTCGTCGATACAGCCGACGTGTACGGCGGCCCGCAGTCGCCCGACATGGAAGTGGGCTACGGCCTCTCCGAAGAGATCATCGGCCGGTGGCTGGCCCAAGGCGGTGGCCGGCGCGACCAGATCGTGCTGGCGACCAAGCTCTACCAGCCCATGGGCACCGGCCCGAACGACAAGTACCTCTCCGCCTACAAGATCCGCAAGGCTGCTGAAGACAGCCTCCGACGGCTGCGGACCGACCACATCGATCTGTACCAGATGCACCACATCGACCGTTCGACCCCGTGGGACGAGGTCTGGCAGGCCATGGAGCAACTCGTCCGCGAGGGCAAGGTCACCTACATCGGCAGCAGCAACTTCGCCGGCTGGCACATCGCCACCGCCCAGCAGGAAGCCGGAAAGCGGCACTTCCTCGGGCTCGTCTCCGAGCAGAGCCTCTACAACCTCAACGCCCGCACGGTCGAACTCGAACTGATCCCCGCCCTGCGCCACTATGGCCTCGGCCTGATCCCGTGGAGCCCGCTGGGCGGCGGGCTGCTCGGCGGCGCCTTGCAGAAAGCCGACAGCGGTCGACGCTCGTCTCCCGGCTTCCTGGCCACTGTCGAGCAGTACCGGTCACAGCTCGAACGGTACGAAGCCCTGTGCGCGGACCTCGGCGAGCGACCGGCGGACGTCGCCCTCGCCTGGCTGTTGCACAACCCGGCGGTCGCGACCACGATCGTCGGGCCGCGGACCTCCGAGCAGCTGTGCCAGACGCTTCGAGCCCCGCACCTGACCCTGACACCGGACACCCTTCGGCAGCTCGACGAGATCTGGCCGGGCCCCGGAGGCGAGGCTCCCGAAGCGTACGCCTGGTAG
- a CDS encoding NADP-dependent oxidoreductase produces MNLRGKYRKSLAMSHRDKLGNGRMKVIGLSEFGGPEVLQSFELPEPRPEAEEVRLRVHAAGVNPVDAMVRSGQLEQLYQGLTPPFVPGMEVAGTVEEVDSDVDPRWGLVPGTRVVGFVDNAGGWGGYSEYLALPARSVAIAPSGASAAETAGFLNNALTAQNVLDELKLPEGATLLVTGSAGSVGGYLVELGSAAGLHVVAVAAEEDAVFLRSLGAHVCIPRGPEIARRVLKELGTPVDAVADAALLHEQIVPAVRDGGQIGILRSWDGDPGRGIKVKHLNVRERRTDRAAIVRLRDQVEDGTVTLRAAMAFDANDAVAAHTRLEQGGLRERIVLEFDDEAWQPGPSDTTSLTWKP; encoded by the coding sequence ATGAATCTGCGCGGGAAATACAGGAAAAGCCTCGCCATGTCACACCGCGATAAGTTGGGAAACGGCCGGATGAAAGTAATTGGACTGAGCGAGTTCGGCGGACCGGAAGTGCTGCAGTCGTTCGAACTCCCCGAGCCGCGTCCTGAAGCCGAGGAAGTGCGGCTCCGTGTTCACGCCGCCGGAGTGAATCCCGTGGACGCAATGGTCAGGTCCGGGCAGCTGGAGCAGCTGTACCAGGGCCTCACCCCGCCCTTCGTCCCCGGGATGGAGGTCGCCGGTACCGTCGAAGAGGTGGACAGCGACGTCGATCCTCGCTGGGGCCTGGTGCCAGGCACACGCGTCGTGGGATTCGTCGACAATGCCGGGGGGTGGGGCGGCTACAGCGAATATCTCGCCCTTCCCGCGCGGTCCGTGGCCATCGCTCCCTCGGGCGCCTCGGCTGCCGAGACGGCCGGTTTCCTCAACAATGCGCTCACCGCGCAAAATGTGCTCGACGAACTCAAGCTGCCAGAAGGCGCCACGCTCTTGGTGACAGGCTCCGCGGGGTCGGTCGGCGGATATCTCGTGGAACTCGGCAGCGCGGCGGGCCTTCACGTCGTGGCCGTCGCTGCAGAGGAAGATGCCGTCTTCCTGCGCTCACTCGGCGCGCACGTATGCATACCGCGCGGCCCCGAGATCGCCCGCCGGGTACTCAAAGAGCTCGGTACCCCGGTGGACGCAGTGGCTGATGCCGCCTTGCTGCACGAGCAGATCGTTCCCGCCGTGCGTGACGGCGGTCAGATCGGCATCCTGCGTTCCTGGGACGGCGATCCAGGGCGCGGAATCAAGGTCAAGCACCTCAATGTGCGAGAGCGGCGGACGGACCGGGCCGCGATCGTACGTCTGCGCGACCAGGTCGAAGACGGCACCGTCACGCTGCGCGCCGCCATGGCCTTCGATGCTAATGACGCGGTTGCCGCCCATACCCGGCTCGAGCAGGGCGGCCTGCGCGAACGGATCGTCCTCGAATTCGACGACGAAGCGTGGCAGCCCGGCCCATCAGACACCACTTCGCTCACCTGGAAGCCCTGA
- a CDS encoding aldo/keto reductase, with product MHTRTLGRDLRVSAIGLGAMGMSQSYGPNPGDRSEMIAVLRCAVDRGVTFFDTAEVYGPYVNEELVGEALAPLRDQVVIATKFGFRIENGAPTGLNSRPEQIRAVATASLKRLGVERLDLFYQHRVDPQVPIEDVAGTVGELVREGKVRCFGLSEASAETIRRAHSVHPVTAVQSEYSLWTRDPEPEVLPTCAALGIGFVPFSPLGKGFLTGAVDASTSFADGDVRTTIPRFTAENRAANQALVEHIATLAQAKDATPGQVALAWLLAQHPSIVPIPGTRRLARIDENIGATQLPLCADELADLHELADRVGVQGDRYNEHHMSLVDK from the coding sequence ATGCACACCCGAACGCTCGGACGCGACCTGCGTGTCTCCGCCATCGGCCTCGGCGCCATGGGAATGTCCCAGAGTTACGGACCGAACCCCGGTGACCGAAGCGAGATGATCGCCGTACTCCGTTGCGCCGTCGACCGCGGGGTCACGTTCTTCGACACCGCTGAGGTGTACGGCCCCTACGTCAACGAGGAACTCGTCGGTGAGGCCCTCGCTCCGTTGCGTGACCAGGTCGTGATCGCCACCAAGTTCGGATTCCGCATCGAGAACGGTGCCCCCACCGGACTCAACAGCAGGCCCGAGCAGATCCGTGCCGTCGCCACGGCCTCCCTCAAACGGCTCGGGGTCGAGCGGCTCGACCTGTTCTACCAGCACCGAGTCGATCCGCAAGTACCGATCGAAGACGTCGCCGGCACCGTGGGCGAACTCGTGCGGGAGGGCAAGGTCCGCTGCTTCGGGCTCTCCGAGGCCAGTGCGGAGACCATCCGCCGTGCGCACTCGGTCCACCCCGTGACGGCGGTACAGAGCGAGTACTCACTGTGGACCCGGGACCCCGAGCCGGAGGTCCTGCCGACATGCGCGGCGCTCGGAATCGGATTCGTGCCCTTCAGCCCGCTCGGCAAGGGATTCCTGACCGGCGCGGTGGACGCCTCAACATCGTTCGCGGACGGCGACGTCCGAACGACCATTCCACGGTTCACGGCTGAGAATCGAGCGGCCAACCAGGCTCTTGTGGAGCACATCGCGACGCTAGCGCAGGCCAAGGACGCCACACCGGGGCAGGTCGCACTCGCCTGGCTGCTCGCGCAGCATCCGTCGATCGTTCCGATTCCCGGAACGCGGCGCCTCGCGCGCATCGACGAGAACATCGGCGCCACCCAGCTGCCGCTCTGCGCCGACGAACTGGCCGACCTCCACGAACTCGCTGATCGGGTCGGGGTACAGGGAGACCGCTATAACGAGCACCACATGTCGCTGGTCGACAAGTAG
- a CDS encoding CoA transferase: MSSVKGSTLTSALQPLCGLRLVEGASFVAAPSAGMALAQLGADVIRVDPPGGGSDFRRWPLSAGGDSLFWTGLNKGKRSVTIDHRSAQGRELLIALASAPGRGSGIFLDNMVGRHRLAYEDLRARRQDVIHVHLQGRADGSPAVDYTINAEVGVPQMTGPQGTDRPVNHVLPAWDLVSGMVAASGILAAVLHRERTGQGAQLELALADVALAGVGGMGWLAEAEAMGGPRARQGNHMYGSFGVDFETSDGRRVMVVALTEGQWRALREVTETDAVFAALERVLGADFSQESERYRLRETIAAVLRPWFAQRDFGTVRGLLDRARVLWSPYLGMQEVADVARADETSVAAEIDQPGIGRVLATGRPLRWDGAGAPPVPAPRLGEHTEEVLLDVLGLSTKEVGRLHEEGVIGAAAIPEGAWTVV, encoded by the coding sequence ATGTCCTCCGTGAAGGGAAGCACGTTGACATCAGCTCTTCAGCCGCTCTGTGGTCTGCGCCTTGTCGAAGGGGCTTCCTTCGTGGCCGCTCCCTCGGCCGGGATGGCACTGGCGCAACTAGGAGCGGACGTCATCCGGGTCGACCCGCCGGGCGGCGGCAGTGACTTCCGCCGCTGGCCGCTCTCCGCCGGGGGTGACAGCCTGTTCTGGACCGGCCTCAACAAGGGCAAGCGGTCGGTGACCATAGACCACCGCAGTGCTCAGGGGCGCGAGCTCCTGATCGCCCTGGCCTCGGCGCCCGGGCGAGGGTCCGGGATCTTCCTCGACAACATGGTGGGTCGGCACCGGCTGGCGTACGAGGATCTACGGGCTCGGCGGCAGGACGTCATCCACGTACATCTTCAGGGCAGGGCCGACGGGTCTCCGGCTGTCGACTACACGATCAACGCTGAGGTCGGAGTGCCGCAGATGACGGGTCCGCAGGGGACCGACCGGCCGGTGAACCACGTACTACCTGCCTGGGACCTCGTGTCCGGCATGGTCGCGGCCTCGGGGATCCTGGCCGCCGTTCTCCACCGCGAACGGACGGGGCAGGGGGCGCAACTCGAACTCGCGCTGGCCGATGTGGCGCTGGCCGGCGTCGGCGGTATGGGCTGGCTGGCGGAGGCGGAGGCGATGGGCGGCCCGCGGGCCCGGCAGGGAAACCATATGTACGGCTCGTTCGGGGTGGACTTCGAGACCTCGGACGGTCGTCGGGTGATGGTGGTCGCCTTGACCGAGGGACAGTGGAGGGCACTCCGCGAGGTCACCGAGACGGATGCCGTCTTCGCCGCACTTGAACGCGTCCTCGGCGCGGACTTCAGTCAGGAAAGCGAACGGTATCGGCTGCGCGAAACGATCGCCGCCGTGCTGCGTCCGTGGTTCGCCCAGCGAGACTTTGGCACAGTACGCGGGTTGCTGGACCGTGCACGGGTCTTGTGGAGCCCCTACCTCGGCATGCAGGAGGTGGCCGACGTCGCCCGTGCGGACGAAACTTCGGTGGCAGCGGAGATCGATCAGCCTGGCATAGGCCGGGTGCTGGCCACAGGCCGACCGCTGCGCTGGGACGGAGCGGGGGCGCCTCCCGTCCCGGCGCCACGACTCGGTGAGCACACCGAGGAAGTGCTGTTGGATGTCCTCGGTCTCTCCACCAAGGAGGTAGGTCGGCTGCACGAAGAGGGCGTCATCGGTGCTGCTGCCATCCCGGAGGGAGCGTGGACGGTGGTCTGA
- a CDS encoding HpcH/HpaI aldolase/citrate lyase family protein, with translation MTRLSSRIASARSWLFVPGHRPDRFAKAASSGADMVIIDLEDAVAGEDKARARSHAGTWLAQGNDAVVRINPPGTPCFEDDLAEAVRHGSPVMVPKSEDPEPLTEIAARVAGRSEIILLIETALGVERAAEVCAVVGVARAAFGNVDLAGQLGVAPDDHAALSYSRSKLVSASAAAGLSSPVDGVTAALKDPQILSSDIAHARRLGFTGKLCIHPTQLQAVADGLAPSQTELTWARKVLAAGDSVTAVNGQMVDKPVLERARQILARAHESHSAP, from the coding sequence GTGACCCGGCTCAGCAGCCGCATCGCATCGGCCCGTAGCTGGCTCTTCGTGCCCGGGCACCGGCCCGACCGCTTCGCCAAGGCCGCCAGCTCAGGCGCCGACATGGTCATCATTGACCTCGAGGACGCGGTGGCCGGCGAGGACAAGGCCCGAGCCCGCTCCCATGCCGGCACCTGGCTCGCCCAGGGCAATGACGCGGTCGTCCGGATCAACCCTCCGGGGACCCCCTGTTTCGAGGACGACTTGGCGGAGGCGGTCCGCCACGGCAGCCCGGTCATGGTGCCCAAGTCCGAGGATCCCGAACCGCTCACGGAGATTGCCGCCCGCGTCGCCGGGCGAAGCGAAATCATCCTGCTCATCGAGACCGCCCTCGGCGTGGAACGGGCTGCGGAAGTATGCGCTGTCGTTGGGGTCGCCCGCGCGGCATTCGGCAACGTCGACCTTGCCGGACAGCTCGGGGTCGCCCCGGATGACCACGCCGCCCTGTCGTACTCACGCTCCAAACTGGTCTCGGCCTCCGCTGCGGCGGGGCTCAGCTCTCCGGTCGACGGTGTCACCGCCGCGCTGAAAGACCCTCAGATCCTGAGCAGTGACATCGCCCACGCGCGCCGCCTGGGCTTCACCGGCAAACTGTGCATCCACCCGACCCAGCTCCAGGCGGTCGCCGACGGACTCGCCCCGTCGCAGACCGAGTTGACGTGGGCAAGGAAGGTTTTGGCAGCCGGTGACTCCGTCACCGCAGTGAACGGCCAGATGGTCGACAAGCCGGTGCTGGAACGAGCCCGCCAGATCCTGGCACGAGCTCACGAGTCTCACTCCGCGCCCTGA